The region AACATGGAATGAATTACAGCAGCGCTAGCATACTTAACACTAATTTTGTCTGTGACGTTGTAATCACGCTGTTTACGCAAATTCTGTACCTTGGACACAAACTCGCGATACAAGCCCTCTTCTTCCAATTCAGGTGTTAATTCTAGGTTGAGTGCAACTGTCAATGCACCCTCACTAACTGTAGCTAAGCCTGCTTTCTGCTTACTTTCAATCAACAATTCTTCTTCAGTTAATTTCTCTTGACGGTCATTAACTTCAACTGTGATATAAGCATTTTGCTTAAGCTCTGCATAAGCAGCTGTTCCATTCAATTTAGCCAAACTAGCTTTTAAGTCATTAAGTTCTTTACCAAAACGGCGACCTAACAGACGTAACTGTGGCTTAAATGTATAGTCAAGTAAATCTGTTGCATCTGTTTGGAAGACAAGCAACTTCACATTCAACTCATCCTTGATTTGCTCTTGGTTCTCAGCACTAATTTCCTCACCAGTCAAACCAACTACTCGCATCTCAGAGAGTGGTTGTCTGTTCTTAACTTGTGAAACGTTACGAGCTGAACGACCCAAATTAACTAATTGTCTGATTAAATCCATCTCTTTCTCTAAGTCAAGATCAATCAAACTCATATCAGCTTGTGGGTAAGTTGCCAAATGAACTGATTCTGGATAAGTACCCTCAGCCTTTGGTGCATAAAGTACATGCCACATTTCATCAGCCAAGAAAGGCGTAAATGGAGCTAACAAGCGGCTCAAAGTTTCCAAGATTGTGAATAAGGTCCGATAAGCTGCCAACTTAGAATCATCATTTGCACTAGCCCAGAAACGTTCACGATTACGTCTAACGTACCAGTTACTAAGCTCATCAACAAAGTCTTGAATCGAACGAGCTGCTGGTGTTAATTGATATTCAGACAAACAAGCATTAACTTTCTTAACTAAGCTATTCAACTTACTCAAAGCCCATTTATCAATTGGTTGCAAGGTCACATCACTCTTAGCTGTGAATGGATCATACTTGTCAATCTCTGCATAAAGTGTGTAGAAAGCCAAAGTATTCCACAAGGTACTCATAAACTTACCTTGCAATTCAGTCACTGTATCCAAACTAAAGCGGCTAGGTAGCCAAGGATTGGAGTTGGCATAGAAATACCAACGTACAGCATCAGCACCAGGTCCATCCAAAATTGCTTGTGGTTGCACAACATTGCCCTTATGCTTACTCATCTTAATGCCGTTTTTATCCAAAACTAAGCCTAAGCAAATGACATTCTTGTATGGGCTTTGCTGCCGCAACAAAGTAGATATTGCCAAAAGTGAATAGAACCAGCCACGCGTCTGATCTTGTGCTTCTGAAATAAAGTCAGCTGGGAAATGTTTAGCAAAGTATTCTTTATTTTCAAATGGATAATGGTACTGGGCAAAGAACATCGCACCAGAATCGAACCATGTATCGATAACTTCAGGCACTCTTGTCATCAATTGTTGACATTCAGGGCAAGTTATATGCACAGAATCGATAAATGGCTTATGTAACTCAATATCATCAGGACAATCGGGTGACATTTTTTTGAGTTCAGCAATGCTACCAATACAATAGCGATGTAGATCAGGACACTGCCAAACTGGCAATGGTGTACCCCAATAACGTTCTCGTGACAAAGCCCAGTCAACTACATTCTCCAAGAAATTGCCAAAACGACCATCTTTAATATTTTCAGGTAGCCAATTAACTGACTGATTATTCTTCAACAATTGATCTCTGACTTTGGTCATAGCGATAAACCAGCCACTACGAGCATAGTAAATCAACGGTGTATCGCAACGCCAGCAATGTGGATAACTGTGTGTAAATGGCAAAACAGCAAACAACAAACTGCGCTCTTGCAAATCATCAATCACCATTGGATCTGCTTTTTTACAGAAAACGCCTGCAAATTTACCACATTCTGGAGTTAATTGACCTCTCAAGTCGACAAATTGAATAGTCGGCAAGTCAAAATTGCGACCGATTTGGGCATCATCTTCACCAAAGGCAGGTGCAATATGAACAATACCTGTACCATCTGTAACTGTTACATAATCGCCAGATACGACATACCAAGCTTTTTGCTTGGACTTAGCTACCATATCTTTAGCAAATGGGAACAAAGGCTCATATTCTAAGCCAACTAAGTCGCTACCTTTGTATTCTTCAACAATTGTATAGTCTTTTTCGCCTAATACCGACTCTAAACGTGCCTTAGCTAAATAAAGGAACTCATCCCCCATATTAACTTTGACATAATCAATATCAGGATTTACGCACAAAGCAGCATTAGATGGCAGGGTCCAAGGAGTTGTCGTCCAAGCCAAAATATAGGTATTCTCAGCATTTTTCAAACTAAAGCGCACAATGACTGAGTTTTCTTTGACATCTTTGTAACCTTGAGCTACCTCATGACTGGACAGAGATGTGCCACAACGTGGACAATATGGCAAAATCTTATGGCCTTTATAAAGAAGCCCTTTCTGCCAAATCTGTTGTAATAAATACCACTCAGACTCAATGTAATAATTTTCATAATTGACATAAGGATGCTGCATATCAGCTGAATAAGCTACACGCTCTGACATCTCTTGCCAAAGATCTTTGTAACGCCAGACACTCTCTTTACACTTCTGAATGAAATTAGCGACACCATAATCCTCAATTTCACCCTTACCATCCAAATTGAGTTCTTTCTCAACCTCTAATTCAACCGGCAGACCATGTGTGTCCCAGCCAGCTTTGAAAGCTACATTGTAGCCTTGCATACGCTTCCAACGTGGAATGCAATCTTTGATTGAACGGGTCAGGATATGGCCTATATGAGGCTTACCATTAGCTGTTGGAGGTCCATCGTAAATTGTAAAATCAGGACCATCTGAATTTAATTTTAATAACTTTTCAGCTAAATTTTGCTGTTTCCATATTTGCAATCTTTTCTCTTCGCGCTCGGAAAATTTCATATCAGCATTTAACTTTGGATACATGGCTTTACCTTCCTAACTCTTACAACACTATAAAAATAGATTATAAAAAAAAGCTAAGCAAATGTCTAATTTGCCTAGCTTATAAGTATCAACAACTACCAAATTAGTGGACAAGTTCACGCCAATCTAAGTCACCACGATCAATTGCTAAAATCAAGACTTCAGCTGTAGCGATATTACTTGCGTATGGAATACTGTTGATATCACAAATATCAAGCAAACTCTGACTATATTTCAAGTATTCAGCGCCACCTTGCTTACTATCACGCAAATGAATCACAGCATCTATCTCGTTGTAACTAACTCTTTGCGTCAATTGACCTAAGCCACCAACAATATCACTTGGCACACCTGTTACACTCAAGCCAACATTCTCTTCTAGCAAACGTGCCAGATTCAAAGTAGACAATAGTTGATGTCGTTTCAACAACTGTTTATAAGCAATGCAAAAATTAATTAACAACTCATTTTTACGACTGTCTGCTAATAAAATAATCCTCATCACGTCTACCTCATATCCGCTAAGATACTATAAGAATAAACTTATTTGTTCTCTAAATCAACCAAGCTTTACTGAAAAAGCATTAATTATTTATACATTTTGCACAAAGCACAAATAGTAGCAAATTATCCTTACATTATTTATCAATAAGCGGAATATCAAGCAAACTCAAGCCTCAAAAAGCTCTCTTCTCTCTTCGTACAAACTGAGATAAGAATGCTCTGTCACAATCACATGATCCTGCAAACTAACAGCGCAATTGGCTAAGAGTTTTGCCAGCCTCTCTGTCGTTAAACAATCAGCCTCACTTGCCAATACTTCGCCGCTTGGATGATTGTGTACGAGTATAACACTTTTAGCATTGTAGCGCAAAGCTAAGCGTAACACTTCCCGGGCGTCAAAATTGGCCTCATCTAATCTGCCAATTGCAATAGTGCTTATATGTAATAGTTGCAAATGACAATCTAGGTCAAGCGCGAAAATCATTTCCTTCCCATGCTGCAATCTCGGTAATATAAATTTGTAGATAGCTTCTGGTGTATCCAAAATCAATCTAGTATTAATCGGTTTACTTTGCCAGATACGTTTGGCTAACTCTACACACGCTAATATGCGAGCGGCTTTTGCTAGGCCTATGCCCTTAATTTCAAGTAAGTCATTCACCTCCAAGTTGGCTAATTGACGAAGGTTGTGGCCAACCATCTCATTGGCCAGTAAATTAGCAGCCAGATCAAGGCTAGATTGGCCCTTTTTCCCAGATTGCAAAATAATAGCTAATAATTCAGCATTAGTTAGATAAGTACTACCTGCTATTTGCAATTTCTCATAAGGGCGCTCGCTTACATTAAGTTCGGCTAATGTAAACACTGTAATTTCCTCCTTAGCAATTTTGTATAACTGATCTTTAGCTATACATCAAGCATAAGGGATAATAATTGGAATTTGCGTTTAATTTTGCGTCAAAAATTCAAATCTGGGCCCAAAATTCAAAAAAGCAGCTCAGGTGAAACTGAACTGCTTGTTGAAATTGTGAAAAACACTCACTTATTAATACATTGCGTTACCAGCTGTACGTGGGAAAAGCTCAACATCACGAATATTGGATACACCTGTTAAGTACATCAATATACGCTCAAAGCCAAGGCCATAACCAGCATGCGGAGTTGAACCGAAACGGCGCAAATCGTTATACCAAGCATAGTCAGCAACATTCAAGTCCTTATTCAGATAAGCTTGCTCTAAACGCTCCAAGCGTTCTTCACGCTGTGAACCGCCTACAATCTCACCTACGCCTGGCACTAGGCAATCGAACGCTGCCACAGTCTTACCATCCTCATTCTGGCGCATATAGAAAGCTTTAATATCAGCTGGATAGTCTGTCACGAATACAGGTGACTTAAATACTTCCTCAGATAAATAGCGCTCATGTTCTGTCTGAATATCGCAGCCCCAATCAACAGCATATTTGAACTTCTTATCTGCTTTTTTCAGAAGATCAATTGCTTCTGTATAAGTAATACGTGCGAAATTACTGTTAGCAACATGCTCTAAGCGTTCAAGTAAGCCCTTATCAACAAATTGATTGAACATTTGCATCTCAGATGGGCAACGCTCTAAAACACGTTTAATGATATGTTTCAACATATCCTCAGCCAAATTCATCGCATCTTCAATATCAGCAAAACTAATTTCAGGCTCGATCATCCAAAATTCAGCTGCATGGCGTGTTGTATTTGAATTTTCGGCTCTAAAAGTTGGACCAAATGTATATACATTTTTGAAGCATTGCGCAAAAGCCTCAGCGTGCAACTGACCTGTAACTGTCAAATAAGTTTTCTTATTGAAAAAGTCTTGTGTGTAATCCACTTTTCCAGCTTCATTCAGCGGCAAATTGTTCAAATCTAAGCTTGTGACTTGGAACATCTCACCAGCACCCTCAGCATCATTAGTCGTAATTAATGGTGTATGAATATACAAGAAATCACGGCTATGGAAAAATTCATGAATCGCAAAGGCAGCCTCGCTACGCACTCTAAAGACAGCCTGTAACAAATTAGTACGCATACGTAAATGCGGTATTGTTCGCAAATACTCAACTGTATGACGCTTTGGTTGCAAAGGGAAATCACTTGGGCAATCACCAACGAGTACAATCTCTTTTACTTGCATCTCAAGTGGCTGCTTAGCGTTCGGTGTCAAAACAATTTTGCCACGAGCTGTATAAGCTGTACCTGTACCTTGATGAACTAACTCATCATAATTAGCTACATTTTCACGATTAACAACTAACTGCAAAGGTTGCTGATAGCTACCGTCTTGTAACGCGATAAAGGCAAAGGCTTTCTGATCACGAATTGTCCTAGCCCAACCGCTAACAACACATTCCTTGTCAGCATACTGTTTGGGATTTAACATCAATTGCTTTACTTCAACATTGTACTTCAGCATATTATTCCTCCAACCAGCTATCAATCTAACTTAAGCCTGTTCTTGTTCCTTGTGCATGCAGCAATTCTTGTATTTCTTGCCAGAGTTGCATGAGCAAGGGTCATTACGACCGACTTTTTCGCTAACAGCAATATGTTCACGGCGATAATTCTTACCAATCTCTGAAATCTCCTCAGCGCTCAACACGCTCTTCCAGGAATCTAACTTGAAAAGCCAAGTTGCTTTAGCACCGTGCATATTGTAAAGCAAGTTTCTGTAATCAATATCCAAAGCAATTTCTGTTTCAGCAGTTACATTCTTAACATCAATTGGCTGCTTCAAACTGGAATTAATACCTTCCAAAAAGCCCGTAAAAATATCAAACTTCTTACCGAAGCCAAGCTTTTCGCTCAACTCAGTTACTGTACCATGAGTTAAGTTTTCATTCTCAGGATAAGCACTCAAAATACTATCATAAGCCTTCTGCTCTAACTCATAGTATTCACGCATATAGTTTTGATATTTAGTCATATCACTAATATCTTCGCTCTTCTTCATCCAATCATCGTAAAAAGACATAGTTCTCCTACCTCGATAAACAATAAGTTCCTAAATATTAAGCTCAAATTGCTAATTCTGCAAATTTTATATCTAAATCTGTTTTGACCAGCTTAGCTAAAAGAAGATCACTCAGTGCTAATTCATCCGTATAAGAGCTCTTGTATACTGTATCACAGTCAGCACAAAACCGAATCATATCGCTTAATTCCTGAGCTGTAAATTGACGAGCTTGCGCTTTTAATTTGTTCACTTTCCAAGGACTAGCGGTCAATAAATCTGGTCTTGTTTTTGCTACTAAAAGTTCACGCATATGGCGCCCTAGAAGTAATAGTGTCACCAAAAAAACTTGTTTGTTAGCTTGCAAAATGCTCATGATTGCTTTGGCTTTAGCTAAATTCTTTGCACTAACTGCATCTAGCAAATCGAAAATATCTGCTTTCATGTCACGTTGTAAAAGCTGGTCAACAACGTTCATGTCTATTGCCGTCAAATTATTAGCCTGGCAATACAGCTTAAGCTTACGCAATTCATTCTGCAAAACAAACAGCTCACAATTGCTTCGCTCCAACAATGAAGTAAGTGCAGAATTAGTGATTTTCAAGCCTAACTTCTTAAGCTCGTTTGCTAACCAAACAGCTAATACTGGCTGCTCAACATAAGAAAAATTATAGATGGCACAATCTTGACTTTTGCTAAGAGCCTGACAGTGTTTAAGCCGTTGATCAATTTTATCTTCTAAAAACACGCAAACACAAGCTTTGCTCTGACATAAAGCTTGCATAAAAGTTTGCCACGCTGCCTGTTTCTCAACACCTAAAGCTTGCTGAAACAACTTACTCTGCTTAATCAACAGCAATCTCTTTTTGGCCATAAATGGGGGCATCTGGCATTCACTTGTGATACTAGGCCAATCAAGATTGCTTGTTTTAGCATCAATGTCTATAACATGGGCATCAATCTCTGACTTTAAATCAGAAGCTAAACCAAGCTGCACCTTTAATTTTTCTAAGGCAGCGGAAACTAAGAAACGCTCCTCACCGGCTAAGACGTAAAGCAGCTTAAACTGTTCAGCTTGTATCGCTTTAACAGCTGTCTGATACAAATTAAAACTGTTTGTAGTTTGTTTTTTCGTGTAAGCCATATCGCCAGTTTAACACAAAGCCATTTAATTGACATCAGCTACTTCTAAATAAAGCATGTGCTTTCCAAGCGTCAAGATAGCCTGTCCAGTGCCAATAATTTAAACTTGGTCTAACTAGTAAACGACCAAAAATGTTTTGCTTGATGGTTATTTTGCCCTGTAAATCAGTTCTTAAAGCAAAAACTTTGTGTCTATTTAAGCGATCGATCACCTCTCTACGTGGATGCCTATAAGTATTGCTAAAAGCGCAGGAAATTACAGCTAATTTGGGCCTAACACAATCCAAAAATTCATCACATGTACTGCCTTTCGAACCATGATGCGCTACTTTAAGTATCGGTGCAGCTTGAACTAGTTTATGAGCTAGCCAATCATTCTCAGCCTCCTTGCTTATATCCCCTGTAAACAAAGCTATATTTTGCTTATTAAATGATAAATAAAGGCCAAGGCTGTAATCATTTTCTTGCTCAGAGTATGATTTCACTTGAATAAAGTGAAGTTTTAGTCGCTTATTCAACACTATATCAGGTAATCTGTCTAACTTTAGCCGTGGCAAAGCCACTAATTCGATTTGTTTAGCTTGACAGATGGTGCTTAATTCTTGATATACAACAAACTTCTCACTGTTAGCTAAAGGTTTACTACAAATAATTGCCTTAACTTGACCTGCTTTCGCTAAGTTAAAAATACCGCCATAATGGTCACTATCAAAATGTGAAATAATTGCAAGATCAAAGGTTCGCACAGCCTGAGCCTGCATAAAATCACGAATTGTTGAAAAATTTTTAGCCTCACCTCCATCAATTAAACAATAATGTTTCTGCAAAGCTTGCCAATATTGAATAACACAAGCATCCCCCTGACCAACTGCTAAAAAGTGCAAACTATAAATTGTTAAGTTAAACAGATAGCATATGCCCAGACAAAAAGCTAAGCTAAGCAGGCTAATAAAGCGCCACTTAAAGACTGAACGCTTAATTGGCAATTTGGCTATGTAATATTGCCTAAAAAGATAGGTTAGCATAAGCATAAGTCCGGCGCTAAAAAGCTGTTTATTACTGACTTTGTATGAAGAAAAGCAATTGACCCAAGCCAAAGCTTGCCTTAAAAAGTCTAAACTAAATTTAAGTAATTCACCTATCACTCTATAAATAGGAAGCGAACAGAGATAAGCCAAAGCATTAACTATATTGAGACTGTTAAATAGCAAGGCTAAATACACAAGAATAGGTAAAATTAAACTGTTTGCTAAAATTTTGGCTAAACTTAGCTCATCATTAAGCAGATTAAATAAGCTATATACCAACTGAATAACAAGCACAATCAAGCTAGCCTGACTTATGCGACTGTTCATTAAATTTTTCAAGAAAGCATACCAATAATTAGTCTGTTTTTGTTGTTTTGCCCGATAGAAGTCTGTCAGCGAGTGTGGATAATAGCGTCTCGCCTTATTTGCCGATTTAGAAGTTAAATTAGCTATGAGTTTAGATTGAGAGCCATTAGCTTTTTGCTTACGCTGCCTAAACATTATTACTTGTAAACAATATAAAGTTAAGCAGGCTAACAAACTTAAATGGAAACTGATATTACTAATCAAATACGGTTGCCAGGCTAAGAGAAAAAAATTAGCCAAACTAGCTAATTTGAACTTGTTCAAATTACGGCCTGATAGATGGCTTATTTGCAATAAAACATATTGCAAAATTGCTCGCCAAAAAGCTATCTCTGTGAGATAAAAGCAAGCTAAGAACGCTAGCAAACAGAGAGCTAGAATTTGCCGTTTGTACCATGTAAAAGGGCTGGCCTCGACCAATAAAAAAATAAGCGCAAGCAAATAATTAACGTGCTGGCCAGATGCTACAAGCGCATGAATAATACCAGCTGTTTGAAATGCTGATTTATCTCTTTTCGCTAAATAATTGCCGTTGGCTAAGCTCACAGCTTGTGCTAAGCCCGCATCTTCTTCATTTAGGCTATGTCTTAAAAGTTGTTGCCAGTAATAATGCATATTTTGTAAGCTTACTAACGACTTAAGCAAACGATTAGGCCAACTTAATTGACTAGGGTCAATTGTCTTCCAACTTTTAACTTGCAAAATTAAGTAAATACCTTTGCTTGCTAAATAGCGCCTAGCATCAAAGCCGTCAGCTGTCAGAGCATTTGGGGGCGCTTCTAAGCTTCCTTGTACCTCCAAATAATCACCAGCTTTCAAATAAGCTGTTGTCAACTTGCTAAAACTAGAATTAGGAAAGACCAATTGTAGCCTTAATCTGTTTGGAGTTTGCGCGATACATTGCTTAGTTCCGTATTGCCTAGTCTGTAACAAGCTGGTAGTTAAGACCTTGGTCTTAATTGTTAAATGCCATTTCTCAGTTTGTAAAAAGGGAAATTGTTTAGCTAAATCTAGACTTTGATGATAGAAATGTCCCGTTAAGCGTTTGGCTGATTTTAGCTCACCTAAGATGGCTGATTGAAACTCACTTGAAACCGTACGATTATAGTTACTAATATATGGTTCAATTAATTGGCGCTGCTCTGTCAGATCATTAAAATAACGCCAAGTTAAAAAGCTAAAGCACAAAATCTGTAAGCAGGCTAAATAAAGGCCAAATTGCCAATTAAAGCCTGCCTTACATCTAGTAACGTACATAGCAACAAATTGCAAACTCAAAGCTAGTAAGAGCATCAAGCTGCCTAAGCTAAGGCTTTGCTTGATTGAAAAACTTCCTGCAAAATTAATGATCGTCAATGCATAAGCTATTACGGCTAAAGCAAATGGCGCATAGCTGAATTTAAGATACAAAGCTAAAATATAAACTAAGCTCTGTTTCGCATACTTATATGGTTCCATAGCTCTAGCTTAATTGAATTTAGCCGAGCTGTTGGGAGAAAATAAATTCAAAAATTCGTAAATTCCAAACTTAATATCTAACTACTTAAAACATTGCACGGATATATGCTAATAAGTCCTCTAATCCGCTTGATTTGCTAGCTGAAATAGCAAAACAAGGTGCCTGTATAAGTTTTTGGCAATTAAGTAAAGCTTGTTTCTGTTGCATTTTGCTCAATTTATCTGCTTTATTGAGAACAACGATGTAAGGCAGATTTTTATAATTTAACCACTCAATCATGGCTAAATCAGAAGCTTGTGGCGTATGGCGAATATCAAGTAGCAAGATGATCAAAGCAAATGAGCGGCCTGATTCAAGGTAATTATCTGTTAATTCAGAAAATTCAGCCTGTTTATTTTGACCCGCTACGCTATAACCATAGCCTGGCAAGTCAGTTAGATAAAATTCCAACTTTTTAGAGCTTGCTTTATCTGTGTCTTTGATTAAAAAATAATTGACAGCTTGGGTTTTACCAGGCTTCTGACTAACTTTGGCCAAGGCCCTTCTGCCCGTTAAAGCATTGATTAAAGTTGATTTGCCAGCATTAGAGCGACCTGCCAAGACAATCTCTGGTAAAGGTGCCAAATTAAGCTCTTTTAGGCTATAAACTGATTTAATAAATTCACTTTGCTTAAATGTTTGCGACATGCTGACTCTCTTTTCTCCATTTTGTCAAGATTATAGGCCAAATCTTAACTTATCTGCAAGCTCATAAATCTAGGTTATAATAAAGGTGTATTGTCTTTAATTAGCAAGAAGTGTATATGAACATAACTTGCATAAGTCGATTAACTACGACTATTAATAAAGAATAAGGAGTTAGGCATGCCTGAAGAGAGAATTAAAGCAAAACAGTATTTTACTTATGACCAATATGGCGAAAATCTGATGGAACCAGTTGGTCCGCTTGTAGTTATTCCAATCGGTGCAACAAAATTTTGTGAGCAAGTAAACGCTTGGTTGTACGATCGTAGAAAAGCATATTTCGCAAATGGTGCAAACCAGCAAGTCCTCGAACATCCAGGATTTTTGAGAGAGAACTATCTATTGCCGACACAGAATTTGCGTTTGGAAACAGGTGAAGGTCGTATTCATCTCACCAATACAGTCCGTGGACATGATGTCTTTTTGATCTGCGATGTCATGAATTATTCTGAAACATATAGTTTCTATGGTCAGCCTAAAGCTATGACACCAGATGAGCATTATCAAGACTTGAAACGAATTATTTTGGCTTGTTCAGGCAAAGCAAGGCGTATCAATGTGATCATGCCTTTTCTCTATGAAAGTCGTCAGCATCGTAAAAACGGCCGTGAGTCATTAGACGCTGCTTATACGTTAGAGGAATTGGAAAATTTGGGCGTACATAACGTCATTACTTTTGATGCCCACGATCCGCGTGTGGCAAACTCTGTCCCTTCCCTAAGCTTTGAAAGCATCCCTACCACCTATCAGACATTGAAATGGATGTGCAAAAAATACCCTGATTTGGAATTCAGTCGGGATAAATTAATGATCATCAGCCCAGATGAAGGTGGTGTTGATCGTGCAATGTACTACGCATCCATGTTGGGCTTAGACTTTGCAGCTTTCTACAAACGTCGTGATTACAGTAAAGTTGTGAATGGCCGTAACCCTATCATTGCCCATGAATTTTTGGGTGATAATGTGGAAGGCATGGATATTCTCATCGTCGATGACATGATTTCAAGTGGCGACTCAATGCTTGATATTGGTCGTGAACTAAAGAAACGTAAAGCTCGCCGTATTTTCTGCGCTGCTACCTTTGGTTTGTTCACTTCTGGCCTCGAACGTTTCGATCAAGCTCACGCAGAAGGCATTTGCGATGCAGTTTTAACAAGTAACCTCATTTATCTACCACCTGAATTATTAGCTAAGCCTTGGTTCTGCCAGGTCGATTGCAGTAAATTTGTTGCCCTTTTGATTGATGCACTTAATCATGATTCATCTTTGGGTGCTTTGGTTGATCAAACGCAAAAAATTGACAAGCTTTTAGCAAAATACAATAAAAGATCTAACTAAGCGTGGAGGCTAGAATGTCACTTTTATTCAATGATGAAGATTATTACAACTATAATCAGAAAAAATCAGTCCGCATGGGCTTAGTTGGGCCGCTCGCATTAATTTCCACTCAAGGAAACGAGGAATTTGTGGGCAAAATCAATGCTGAACTTTTGAGAATTAGACGCCAACAAGTTGAAGAGCATCCTGAAATTTTGTTATCTGCACCTGGCTTTTTGCGTAGCGATTACCAAGCTGCTGCCAAATTTGTGCGTTTTTCATCAGGTGAAGCCAAATGCACAATTGGTCAAACCTTACGTGGTCACGATGTATTTATCATCGCTGATGTCCTAAATCACGGTGCTACTTACAAAATGCGGAATTTTGAAGTGCCAATGTCGCCAGATGAGCATTTGCAGGATATTAAACGCGCTATCTTAGCTATCGGTAATAAGGCTGCTCGTATCAATATTGTGATGCCTTATTTGTACCAATCTAAGCAAGTTCTGCGTCGTAGCCGTGCGGCTTTGGATTGTGCCCAAATGCTCAAAGAATTAATCAAGCTTAATGTACACTCAATTGTGACTTTTGAGCCACATGAGCCTCGAATTGAAAATGCAATTCCAGAAATTGGTTTGGAACGCATCCCAAGTTCTTACCTCTTACTACGCACTTTACTTGAAAAAGAAAGTGATTTGTCTGTAGCAAAGGAAGATTTGGCTATCATCAGTCCTGATGAATCAGCTATGAAACGTGGTATTTTCTACTCATCAATTTTGGGTATCCAAATGTCCACTTTCTACCGTCAACGTGACTACACAAACGGCAAAAATGGTGTTTATCCTGTTGCTAAATATCGCTTCCTTGGTGAAAATTTAGAGGGCAAGAGCGTCTTAATTGTCGATGATATGATTCTAAGCGGCGATACAATGCTGAAAACAGCTTATCGTTTACGCAAAGAACAGAGGGTCAAAGATATTTACTGTCTTGCTACCTTCCCTATTTTCACAAACGGTCTCAAAACATATCAAGAAGCTTATGAACAAGGTGTAATTAAGGGTGTTTACAGCACAAACTTAATCTATCGCACACCAGAATTATTGAAGCAAGAGTGG is a window of Amygdalobacter nucleatus DNA encoding:
- the holA gene encoding DNA polymerase III subunit delta; amino-acid sequence: MAYTKKQTTNSFNLYQTAVKAIQAEQFKLLYVLAGEERFLVSAALEKLKVQLGLASDLKSEIDAHVIDIDAKTSNLDWPSITSECQMPPFMAKKRLLLIKQSKLFQQALGVEKQAAWQTFMQALCQSKACVCVFLEDKIDQRLKHCQALSKSQDCAIYNFSYVEQPVLAVWLANELKKLGLKITNSALTSLLERSNCELFVLQNELRKLKLYCQANNLTAIDMNVVDQLLQRDMKADIFDLLDAVSAKNLAKAKAIMSILQANKQVFLVTLLLLGRHMRELLVAKTRPDLLTASPWKVNKLKAQARQFTAQELSDMIRFCADCDTVYKSSYTDELALSDLLLAKLVKTDLDIKFAELAI
- a CDS encoding ComEC/Rec2 family competence protein, whose protein sequence is MEPYKYAKQSLVYILALYLKFSYAPFALAVIAYALTIINFAGSFSIKQSLSLGSLMLLLALSLQFVAMYVTRCKAGFNWQFGLYLACLQILCFSFLTWRYFNDLTEQRQLIEPYISNYNRTVSSEFQSAILGELKSAKRLTGHFYHQSLDLAKQFPFLQTEKWHLTIKTKVLTTSLLQTRQYGTKQCIAQTPNRLRLQLVFPNSSFSKLTTAYLKAGDYLEVQGSLEAPPNALTADGFDARRYLASKGIYLILQVKSWKTIDPSQLSWPNRLLKSLVSLQNMHYYWQQLLRHSLNEEDAGLAQAVSLANGNYLAKRDKSAFQTAGIIHALVASGQHVNYLLALIFLLVEASPFTWYKRQILALCLLAFLACFYLTEIAFWRAILQYVLLQISHLSGRNLNKFKLASLANFFLLAWQPYLISNISFHLSLLACLTLYCLQVIMFRQRKQKANGSQSKLIANLTSKSANKARRYYPHSLTDFYRAKQQKQTNYWYAFLKNLMNSRISQASLIVLVIQLVYSLFNLLNDELSLAKILANSLILPILVYLALLFNSLNIVNALAYLCSLPIYRVIGELLKFSLDFLRQALAWVNCFSSYKVSNKQLFSAGLMLMLTYLFRQYYIAKLPIKRSVFKWRFISLLSLAFCLGICYLFNLTIYSLHFLAVGQGDACVIQYWQALQKHYCLIDGGEAKNFSTIRDFMQAQAVRTFDLAIISHFDSDHYGGIFNLAKAGQVKAIICSKPLANSEKFVVYQELSTICQAKQIELVALPRLKLDRLPDIVLNKRLKLHFIQVKSYSEQENDYSLGLYLSFNKQNIALFTGDISKEAENDWLAHKLVQAAPILKVAHHGSKGSTCDEFLDCVRPKLAVISCAFSNTYRHPRREVIDRLNRHKVFALRTDLQGKITIKQNIFGRLLVRPSLNYWHWTGYLDAWKAHALFRSS
- the yihA gene encoding ribosome biogenesis GTP-binding protein YihA/YsxC; translation: MSQTFKQSEFIKSVYSLKELNLAPLPEIVLAGRSNAGKSTLINALTGRRALAKVSQKPGKTQAVNYFLIKDTDKASSKKLEFYLTDLPGYGYSVAGQNKQAEFSELTDNYLESGRSFALIILLLDIRHTPQASDLAMIEWLNYKNLPYIVVLNKADKLSKMQQKQALLNCQKLIQAPCFAISASKSSGLEDLLAYIRAMF
- a CDS encoding ribose-phosphate pyrophosphokinase translates to MPEERIKAKQYFTYDQYGENLMEPVGPLVVIPIGATKFCEQVNAWLYDRRKAYFANGANQQVLEHPGFLRENYLLPTQNLRLETGEGRIHLTNTVRGHDVFLICDVMNYSETYSFYGQPKAMTPDEHYQDLKRIILACSGKARRINVIMPFLYESRQHRKNGRESLDAAYTLEELENLGVHNVITFDAHDPRVANSVPSLSFESIPTTYQTLKWMCKKYPDLEFSRDKLMIISPDEGGVDRAMYYASMLGLDFAAFYKRRDYSKVVNGRNPIIAHEFLGDNVEGMDILIVDDMISSGDSMLDIGRELKKRKARRIFCAATFGLFTSGLERFDQAHAEGICDAVLTSNLIYLPPELLAKPWFCQVDCSKFVALLIDALNHDSSLGALVDQTQKIDKLLAKYNKRSN